AACTCGAACAAGAAGGGTGCAACTAGTAGCACTAAATGAGTGTGTGGATGGATGGAGCTGGAattgtttgtttgctttgtaGATGCAGTTTTAGAATCCTGCTATGCTTAAAGGTTCAAATTGTTCGCCATGTATTGTTATTTTCCATCTCTTGGGGATGCAAATCTCTTTtatatgcaaaaaaaaatctcaactgCTTAATTCACCTTTTGTAGCGATGGATTTGATTTGAACTTAAAGAAgtgaagaaaggaaaatttcTTAGCCTTCTTTACTTTGATTTAGCTGCTAACTTGACTTTCCTTTTCTTCCCATTCAATTCAAACAAAGAATAGCAGCCTTGAAGCTTTGCTTCTTTCATTTCTTTATATGCTTGCCCCGCATAATTAAAAGTATATCTTCGCTTGCCAGAAAGAGAATGAACATTCATCTGGTCTTGATCCTTGTGGATGAAAAGACATGCTAGACAGTACCTGCATGACCGGTCTATATGCCAAAGTTCTTCAGAAATAGTTCCCAATTATATAAATTGCCTCATGTTGTTGTAAAATATAAACCATGCGCGCTTGTTTAGCTGTTCATACTGATGTAAAGCCTAAAGGGAGAATGGACAACTAGATggtttagaatttttttttttttttataagagcTAGTTGGTTTAGAAGTTAGAACCTCTCTTATGCAAAGTGATTTCAGATTGGCTAAAGCCATAAGCGGCCCCCTAAACTTGTCCGCATTATTTCATTTTGACACCTCAACAAACCCTTTTTTCTACTAGACACTCTCACcataataaattatgtgtattaAACTAATACTTCACGCTGATGTGGCACAATAAGTGATATCCACTTGCCattgttttacttttttttactttttattttcacaaaagaatcttcttttttctttctcatttatttttttctagatAATAAGAGGGACAATTCTAATAAGGTTGAGAGAGGGGCGATTCTGATTGATGGGCAGGGGAGAGATTTGGTGGGTGTGTTGGGGTATAGAAAATAGGATTTCCTTTTCCATGTTTCGTTGTTTCATTCGTTCCTACACTATTTGAGAGTGAGTTGCACGCACTATGTTTTTTGGGCCAGTTttcattttgtgtttaaaaGGTACATATATATTGAGCTTAGAGTGTCTAGTAGGAAAAATGATTCGTTGAGGTATCAAAATGAAAGATGTGGACAAGTTTTAAGAGACTGCTTATGACTTTAGCCTTTCAGACTCTATACACAGAGTTGTGGTTGTAGACTTGTAGTGTTGAACCTCCCCTAGTATTCAGTATTTCTACCGTATAATTAACAGTTGAGAGTCAGGAGTCTGTATGAATGATCGTTTCCTGATTCAAGCTTAAAAAAACATGACAATGTTTGGCAAGGTCATGTACCAGAACTGAACCCGAATAATGTTTTCATAGAGATACTGAAGCAACATGTAACTTTCTATATTGAATATATGGACACCCAAATAGATGTAACCTGGCCTATGTTTGCACAAGAGAATATAGAAAGACAACTGCCGGATGCACTGTAGAAAGCTAAGAAAGACATGAGGAAAGCAAGAATACATTGTTGTTTGTGGAATACATCTGGTGCATGATTCTAGTTTCTCCAATCTGCAAATTTGCAGTTCCGGTCGTTCTACTCTTGTATGTTTGATAAAACAACAATTCAGATGAGTGTGCCTAGCATTCATATATACCCCCTCCCTGGCGTCTCTCTCAATAGATATTCCAATCCCAGTCCTCAGcagatgaggactcactaaaaTGGGATCATCTTGGGTGATGTTCAAAAAACTCACTATCCTGTTTATAGCCTGTTCTTGGAAGATCTTAGTTTAGAAACACCATCATTCTGcctcttttttttctataatCAAAAAACTCCTGAGGTCAAGTGCCACTCCACACGGTTCAAACCTGTCATATCCGCCTAACCCACACGCACCATGCTTGTCCCACTAAACTAAAGCTCTGGGGTTAACTGATGGGTTTTTCCATAGGTtagccttttcttttcttctgttTGAAAGAAATGGGAGATGTTTTGATGGTGTATCAACTCCTATCCACTCTATGAAGGCTAAGTGTTATTGTATCGTTTCAGTTGGCACATTTTATCCCTGTATATACTCCTTATAATTTTTTGAACTTCGTTGTCAGCTCCTTGGTCATAGTTCAGCCTTCTTTTTGTATTTGAGCCGACTCAGTGTTTTGTGTATTATCTTTTATTAAgtgcatcttcttgatgccatAGCTGAACAAATTTcttcataaaaaaaagaaaagaatcatcacctgcatcttcttcattttttgttTTCTGGTGAATCTCAGTGGCCACATGTTCATACTACATACTGTGAAGCACATTCTTGCTAGTTTAAGCATCTCACAGTTATTTTCTTCACTTGTAATCCTATCTCTTTAAATCCATAAATATGTCGTCATGTCAAATCTTCCATGCACATTCAGAGGAACTGTACCAGATTGTTCCTCAGAGGCCAAATCCTTTGATCAATGCTTTTGGTAATAGTTTTAATTCCTGATGCTGGTTCTGATAGAAAGAGTTGCCACCGCCCATTGGGGCTTCATTTGTTGGCTCCCCTATCATCAGGTCACCAACTTATTTGTTCTTTGAGCACCAGGCAGGCTTCGGCCCTTGTTATACATTGTCTCAGGACTTTGAGTGGACGTGTATCTTTTGGTAAATAGTAGTCTGAGCCTGGTCACTGTGATCTGTTTGTGAGGAGGCACTCTTTGAGGCTATTTTTGCGTAATTTCTTAGAGATAGTTGACTCATGCCCTGGTATTCTAGAGATGTGAATTCTATGGCCTTCATGGTTTATTTCTCTCCAGCCATAAGATCCAGAAGATGCATAAATCACTCTCTGAAATCTTTGTTGGATATTTATATGCTATCAAAATTCTCgccaatttcaataatttttgtgtGTCCGTTGGGGAATAACTGAACTGAACTATGAATACATGCTCTGCAGAATGTCTTCTCAGGGGACAAGGCACTATGAAGAAATCTTGAGCGcaaaagaatgcaaaatgatcaaatgTTTAACTAGTTCAAATATGGAAGAACACTAAAGTCTGAGATGGCTCACATTGTCATGCTAAGTTGACAACACTAACATCATAGAATGATGTAACTAACAAACACATACCATGGAATGTAACTAACTTCCAAAATTGTTTGAATGGACTATGATTCTTTTCGGTCAATAATGAGTTTACAAAACCTGCCACTTACTTCCAACACTAATATTTGGCCAAAAGTTAATAGAGGAATTTTCGTGTATAGCGATAGCAATAATTTCAAACATAATTACGAAACATAACgataatttatgtatttattaaaCGTAATTATAATTAGCTTAAAAATATAGCAGAATACATTGTATTCAAAGACAAGCGAAATACATTACATCTACTTGTGTTTTATGAAATACACTTATATCATCACACAAAACCATCCCAATCACTTGTATAAACGTTATTGTCTTTAACTctatattaaatatattctaataaaataaaagtaattatttgataatatcCAATTTTAGTTTCAATTTGATTGATTCTAGCGAAAAAGGAATTAAATTAACTCAATTCTCTTACACATCAAAAATTTGCTACAATAGGAGTTATTATTAGGACAAAAATGGAATTTCATTAATTTGTATTTTCGTAATATATTAACCATATTGAATGTGCCTTGTTTTTACGAAAGTCAATTCCATGTTTAGATCACCATTGATTTGGTACatttaaaattagtatatgaaATCTGTAGATCTGCAATTCTTCAAGTGAGTTTTGAGTAGGGAGAACACAACCCCACATCATGGAAAGTTTAGCAAATTTGCAGAAACAGTTTATGGACTTCATTTCAGCTTTGTACCGTGAGGTGGCTTTCTTTTTTATTCCCAATTTGTTTTgcatttattttagttttttattttctgatgaGGGTTTCCTTTTGCTTGATCGTATATAAAACACTGTCTTTTGAAAAGGGATTCTTGGATGATCAGTTTCTTCAGCTTCAGAAATTGCAAGACGAGAGCAACCCAGACTTTGTTTTTGAAGTAGTTTCACTTTTCTTTGAAGATTCAGAAAAACTTATCAACAATCTGGCTGCAGCTCTGTGAGAAATAAGTCTcttcttatgattttattttgtttacttttGAAATATTGGATCAttagtttttttgttttttttttgttcaattttagtCAACTACAGATTGTGGATTTTAAGCAAGTTGATTCCCATGTCCACCAGTTCAAGGGTAGCAGTTCCAGGTATCCAATTTTTCCGTTTGTGCTTTACAGTTTTAGATCTTTGTCATTGATTAAACTACTTTAACTGATGCTTGAAGATGTattttttgtagacaagtaatGCATCTTGAGCaaattttaccaaaaaaaagaaagtaatacatcttgagtgaatttattgtGATCAAAGATTAACCTACTTATCTTTTATGCTATTTGAATTTAGATCATAGTGATTAGGTAATTGAATTGAAGTCTTTCAGGAGTTGGTAGTATCCCGATTAATTGGTTGATCAGAATCTCTGTTATATTTTGCAGCATAGGTGCACAAAGAGTAAAGAATGCTTGTATGGCTTTCAAAACCTTCTGCGAAGAGAAGAACATTGAAGGGTGGGTATAGCTTGATGCTTTACAATTTTTGCCTTATCTATTTAACCGTTTAAGGTTTGGGGTTTTCAGAAGATTTACATAAAAAGATTTGACTTTGTAGACAGAGAGAAAAAATGATGTTGGAAATTTTGTTTTCTACCATGTACATCCATATGTCAATGTGTTTTTGTTAATTCATTGGTATATTGCATAGTGATAAAGTGTTTAATAGGTATCAATGTGTAGAAAACGTGATATTAGATTTACATACGGCCATCATCCAAGGGTGTGGatctagtggtcaatgaagtccCAGGTTCAAATCCCATCAGAGACAAAAATACTATgtgatttcttcccatttgTCCTAATCTTGGTGGACAGTTACTTGGTACCTGTTGCTAATGGGAGGTGACAAGTatcccgtggaattagtcgaggtgcacGCAAGTTGGTCTGGACACCataactataaaaaataaagataccTACGATCACGTGGTATATTCTTGGTTGTACGCAAAATATGTCTATAGGGCATTGTCTAAGTCAGACATTATTTGATGCTAATATGGCTCTTTATTTACGAAGGTACATGTCTAGAACTTTCCAATTTATCTTTTTCAGACATTTCTACTCCATTATAATTGCAATCACCAATGTTGTCGCGTCTTGGTGGCCCCACTCCAAGCATCCTGATCTCTTTGTGTTTCTGTCTATCGGGATACAATTTGCATAGTTCCAGTAACTAAACAAAACAAATCACGCTGCCTTGGAATTTTATAGCTACAGTCTCTGCAGATATAGAGAGCAGAGGGATTTGAGCAGAGATGTTTCTGGTTGGTAAAAAGGATAAATTGGAGTCTGCTTAAGTCTGTGTTGTTTTCCTAAGTATTTCGACTTCTCTTTGTTCACAATTTGAACATGAAAGGCCAACTTAATTGAAGCATCTTTTAGTAAAATCTGGGCATTTTGGTAAAGACCTCATTTAATTAGCTAGAAAAGGTCTGCCCTAACACTTAAAGAAGACATGGATTACCATACCTGCTGGCATATGGTGGAGTAGTTGGAAGGATAGGAATagaagatgttttgatggacAGAAGATCTCAATCTTGAAAGTCAAATCTGATTGTATTTTCACGGTTTCTTCCTAGTGTAAAATGGATATAGTTGAGGATGTTGAAACCCTGTTGGTTGTTACAGTTCATAGATAATTTTGTATAGATAACAGCCAGGAGTAACCTTTCTTTTGCCTTTTATGGATGTAATCACAGCACTTCCTTAGTGCTTGTTTGATATCAATATCACTTTTAACATTTCTCAGCTTCATTTGTTTTGTATCCTATTATTTTGCAATCTTATATCCTTGCTAcgatttcttctttccttattaGCCGGGGTTTATCAGAAACAACCTCCCTACCCCGTAAAGGTAGCGGTAAAGTCTGCATACATCATATCCTCCCCATACCCCACTTGTGCGATTAtgctgggtatgttgttgttgtatttctcaaataaaaatagCTAGATTTTCCAGTTGTGTTTTAGTATTATATAGGACGAACTATTGTGCTTTTATACTTGCCATTCTCATCCAAAGAAAAAGTATATTGGAGAAACTATTAAAAATACATGTATCAACTGTTGCGTAAATACATACGAAAGTAAGTAAGACCATATAGCTGTGGCGTGGAGTTTCTAGAATAGTAAAAGGTCAAATAGGTAGTATTACTTGTTGATTCATTTTCCTCATAGGAACTTTCAAACTCTATGAGATAGCAGAAAAGCTAAAGCCTGTAATTTATTAATTGCTTTCAAACATGGAATATATAATCGTAAAATGGTAGTAAGAAACAACGAGCCCTATATTGTAACCTTGGTTAATTTGGGATTCAAGCCTTCATACTGTCTTGTTATTGTTTGGTGCATCTAAGTTTGACTTTTGAGTTGTACCCATGAGACTGTACTCTTATTTAGCTTtgtacataattttatttactcgTGCAGGTGTGTGCAATGTCTGCAGCACGTGAAACATGAATACTCTCTTGTGAAGAGCAAACTTGAAACCTTGTTGAGGGTAAGTACTCTTCTACAAATGCATGAGATTTCCAGGTCTAAGTACCATActgttaaagaaaataatacttAGTATATGATGCTAAAATTTCAATGGGTCAAGTGTGGGGATTCTGATGCTCAACGCCTCAACCATCAACTTAGATCTTTCACAAATTATTTCACGATAAAGTTTGACAGAATTCGTGTCATAGGTCATAGTATTTGACAAGCAATACCTTGAGGCTGGTGTTTGATAATGAAACTGCCCTCTCAGCGTTTCCTCATCTGATTCACTTTTTCCACTCAAGTAATGTTGGAGTCCTTGATTTCCTAGCAAGACATTTTTTATGTTTTCTGCTTAtaactacttgaaaaaattaAGTCCTCTTGTCACTTCCTTTTACCTGTTCAATGCCAGGTTTCTGACATTGAATTCTCTTCCATATTCTTCTTCTTAGGCTTCATACAAAACCTTTTATTCTCTGAGTCTTATATTTTTCCCAATAAGTTAAAGCTTTTGGCACCTTGTCTTTGATTTTCTCCACATTACCAAAGATGTCGTGACTATATGCAATACATCAATAGTTATTTAATGAAAATAGTCTTATTTTTCTTCCCCCAGTCTGTAAAATCAGCTAAATTGCAGCTTGTTCATAAAATTGCAGCTGGAGCAGCAAATCTTGGCGGCCGGTGGTAGGATTCCTGACCTGTCATAGGTGCTAATGATTTGAACAGCACACACCTGAGACAAAGATAGTAGAGAGAAAAGTTGGCAGAACAGATAAGTTTCAAGATTTTATGAGCTACTTCGATTGCTGGATTCTAATAGTTGTAGATGCAAAGAATTCCGTGTGAATATCAGATCTCCTACATCAAAATTCCTTTCACCTTTAAGGtgttgaaatatttattatattctagTTGTTGAACTTTTTCCCCCTTAATGGTTATCTCAATTCACTTGGTAAATGCTTTAGCCATTATTAAGTACTAGAACTTTTCATCTTGTTAAATTTGTAAATGACAGTGTTGATGCACATGGAAGTTTGTTTGACTGCTCTGTATGTAGTTCAATAAATCAGCTTTTCCTAAACAAGTAGTCAAAAAATAGGAGGCAAACTGACCTATTATCCATTAGCCAATTCGAAGGTCCAAagcagcattttattggatgtataaattttaaatcttttaGTATACATATACTTGGTTCGAGTGGAAAACATCAGAATTTTCCATATTGGTTCTCAGTGGGTGATTTGGTCTTTTATATGGTCTTGGATAATTTTCACTTTCTGAGCTATCTTTTGAAATCGAGTGAAGCTCAAGGTCCATTATCTTATCATGTCACCAGAGTCTTAATTCTTGGTTTTGGACCTCCATATTATGTTGTCCCAGCTTCTGTTAGTAGGTCTGAGTGTGCAAAGGATGTTAGAACTTCCAACATCTGTTGTCAATGGGTGTTTTAGTCTGTTTATTTGGTTTTGAGCAATCTTCACTTAATTGAATTGACATTTAGGATTGAGTTAAGCTAAAGATTCATTATCTAATTATAAGTAACAAATTCAGTTGAACTCGCCTTGATCCTCTTCTGCTAAGTAGTGAAAGCAGTGTAGTTGGATGAAAGAGATGTGACATGTAAGTTGTATAAATGCGCACATTCTGTTTTATCTTCCTTTACACTCTGTTTGTTGTCTGTCCATAGTAGTAATCTTAAATTTGGTTAACTGCAAAAACGCCCACGGTTGTTGGGGTTGGTGCAATCTTAACACACACACACCTCTCCATGCATTTACTAATTCACCTATATAGACCTATAGTTGCCATATTTTGATCTTGAGATTTAGATGCATGAAAATGAATGAAGGGTAAGGTAGCATGAATCCTCGTAAAGGCTGCCTAACATGCAACTTTGCGATACGTATGTGAGTCACATGTTTCTCTAACAACCATACTCCATACATACTAAGATTTTAATAAAAAGGCCAAGTTTTTTCAtgctatattatatttatgttCTTTATAACAATATTCATTGTAGtaatcataaaatatctaagCAAATGATGTTgtaaatacaatttttttggctgtataaaattattttaattaggaTCTCTGAATATACTAACCATGGGGTATAAGTACCCAACGTTGATTTGCAATGATGGGGGAAGTGTTTGCCTTCATAATTGGgaaacaatatttttatttgttgaaaCTTAAAGTTGACTACTCCATCACTCGTAATTTATAACTTTTTCTGATAGAAATACTCATTGCTTATACTCATTCTCATTTCTGGCAAATGTTTGCTTCTACCAATCGAGGGAATGATTTCCTATACCTAAAATTATCCTACAGAATCTTCTCTGTTTTATTTACAAATTTCatgaattgtttttttttattaattttatgtaaAAAGGGTCATAAGACAAAaatgttaattaatttataattaatgagCTATAAAATCATATATTccatttatgaatatattttatatgttgaaTATATTCCCTTAGTTTCTTCATGTGTTTATATTTTAAttcttcttaatgaaaatcttAACTTTGTCACTGACTCTCATGTTTGTTATCCCCGCACTTTTGTACATCGGAAcatgttttttttctaaaaggttgtcatgtgatccatgttatctatgaagttctatgggagtagtgacggttgaaaataggtttggaaggatttgaaaggagttggaagcCAAATAATGAGTCTTGGTAATCAACCTGCTTGCGTAAACTACCGacttagatgtcttacataattaagctacttgagtacatgtcgagcttaagtaacaAGGATTACacaggttcttaaagtgagacgagattacgaacccacgaaagaggaataaggaggcgatgcacctacttggaccaagtaggtgacgcacctgcTAGGGTAGACCCCACccttgccacgtggcagccatgGGGTGgctgcatggatgaggtggctgcctaggagttggacacatgtcacccttaggggatgacacgtgtcactatCAAAGGGAAGATATATAACCCTAGTTAATGACTAAGGGTTCCATTTCTTCATCTTCCCACTTaagaaacttagagaaaatttggagggcaagaagagaGGGAGCTACGGCCAAGCTGcaacaaggtaaggctttcgattttaatccataaattaattatttaaggtatttttCGATCACGTGAAGGTGTTCAACAACGTAAATTACTTGTTGGTAAAGCAAGAAGGTCCAACGAAAAGTCCATCAACTTTCAGCCACGTTGAGCAGCTCTCTAGGTTAATTTTCAGCAATGTAAGGttcttcttttcaaattggagttgatGATGTTGTAACAGAGTAGTTTACTTTGTATTAAGTGGGGTCGGAGGTAAGAAAATCACGTAGGTATTATTGACGTGATAAACGGACAAAATTGGAGGCGTTCTAGTTCGACTAAAGTGTGATTGTTGTTGTCGTTATTAtagtattgtatttgaaggtactCGTGTATGTTGAGGGGCTGAAAACATGGCTATGGATGAGTACACGTGCTGCTGGTTGTAGCCACGTTATACTCCTTTTCGTGTGATTGCatttttacgaaataaagattgaaaaaccGTATTTTAATGCTGTAGTTTTGAGTGGGCTGTTTGGAACGTGTATTGGTTAATTATTGAAGTAGTGTTATTGTATATGGATGTTGGTTGTTGTGATTGTTGTTGCGGCTGTACTACTcggaggttaattggaagttcggatagggcgatTATAAGGGAGATattgtccgattttcgttaacttattaactaactaatagactagtcgaaaAAGACGAacgaggaaatgattcctatggatacttgaatgTAGATTTAGGagctggaaagtcgaaggttattaatattagaaTTACTTGCATGTTGAATAAGTTCAACGGGTAATGAAGCAAACTTGGTTACGATTGGCCCATAAAAGATGTGTAAAgctatcttttttttctcttggcatgtcttagacataagtatATATGATACGAGctgtgggggtaattccattcataagcttcgagtatgattcatggCTTTTATTCatttctgaatgttaagacttttaaagtagttaagctactaccctcgagccttctatatgttgaatagtattTGAATGTATAAGATCCTGCTCCTAGGAACTttacgatgacaaatgtctctgatttcataaggtgtttagcattgtcttgatacatgtctataattcatgaggctccatttgatacgatccctaatgacatttagaaggtacttgagacgattactatcctgatcttcaagtaatggttcacttgactattttattgagtctcaaatgatggtttaatttgcatatggttacccACTACTccgctcgtgcatactgttaatacatcattcaccaagtcccataatgggccggatatgttATCGTGTACAGCTTCACTACCTCTTCACCGAGTCTCGAgccaggtatgatatatgtatacgatgatatgatgatagcaccgagtccctcactagagggtcgggtacggtatgatatatatgatgatatgatatgatgacatgatgatatgatgatggcacCGAGTTCCATGacgggccggatacagtataaGTGTACACTATatcttcaccaagtccctcactaaagggtcgggtacggtatatatatatatatatatatatatatgcatatgatgatatcatgaaatattttgtaaaaccgAGTCCCACAACGGGCCAGGTATGTTGTGTGAagatgatatacatgacttcatttcataagatgcaggtacagtgatttgttaattgttctacttgtctcctgcatccctacttcagctATAGTCTCAtctatgctatgttatgctttatatactcagtacatgtatcgtactgacctcctgtcttcggggggctgcgttttatgcccgcaggtacagatgtttatttcggggatccgtcagcttagaatttccactcagctattttgaaagtgctccattgtgccggagcctagcttttagTACTAATCTTCTAATGTATATACTCGTTTATTCAGggatacggcgggggccctgtcccgccatatgataccgttaacactcttagaggtctgtagacatgtgtatatgggttatatgtaagttttgttcagctaTATCTATATGATGTGCTGTGAATATTAATAtggtatggcagccttatcggtttgcgtgccctttcatgatttGATTAATggtaactcctcaggagacaaatgaaagaggctatatgtatatgGGAACGTTATGATCCAGTggagttcttatgtatagtatcacattgTTCCTAGTTCGACTTGGctacaactgatagatatgtatacgggggtccaggtcggaccccagtcatggtcTACgggattggatcgtgacaatgtTGTTTGATGAGGACAAAATTCTGTGAAATACACTCTCTTTACGGTACAACTAAAAATAAGAGGGTTgatcaaagaaaataaatttggtAAAGGTAATAATCCTTTTGGGAGCAAAAGGAAATGCAGTAATGTGTTGCGcgtattgtttttttttaatggtAAAGCATAAGCAATATATTCTAATGGGTGTTTTGGGTTGAAGAAAAATGGAAGACGAAAGGAATTGTGCTATTCTTTTTTCTAACTATTATATTGATTTCTCTACATATATTCGTGAGTAGtgtcctttctttttctctacAAATCTTTCGGCTTTTGTAAAAGCATATATCTGATAGCCCAATAATTGTATAATTGAACATCAAATTATTATTAGTCAATGATATAGTTGCAAATTGGGGCATATTCATCATTTAATTATATGTACCAGCAACCATTTGTTAGAGACCTTTatactctcttttttatatatatggaaGAATGTTTGATTTAAGAATATTGGAACAAAGACGTGTTTGCTCTTTTTCTGATACAAAAAAGAACCATTTTGTAACTACTACTTTGCTTTGACTTTAAACATTGAAACAACTAAAAAGCAAATGGTGGGGAATGGAAACCAATAATATCATAACAACTTCAAGTCATCACTATTATGAAGAGTGAAGACTCGTATCTTAGTGAAAAGCAAATATGATTACTCAGTATGTGCTTGTACCAAATAATTAACTCATTATTAGCCACTTTATAATCTTTTTGATGTGACTCTCTCCCTATCACCATTACTATTGGTTAACCGTCAGgtgaatttagaatttaaaattttatcatattttagttgatttaaAATCTATTACTTATATTAATTTAGCAAACTATTGAATAcacaaattttgaaaaagttaTTTAGTAAGGACGAATCCATAACGTTGACACTACGTAGATCCATATTtgttaattattaaaatatgaCTTTTCAATCTACTTATTTATGTTACCTAAattgatttatgaattttttgacAATTCACTTTATTCAGCACAAAATAATATTGAAATCACAAGACAAACTAATATTAATATAGTTTATATCAAAAGAGAAATAATATCTAACATAGTACAAAGTGATATTCAATTTTATgtttgagtgaatttatttaaatatttctctttcagattattattttgatttttttaaaattatataaatatagcCTTTGAAAAGCATTAGACTGTCACCTATAATATTTTAGATCGTTATCTAATATTTTCTCATTGAACTTTTAGGGCTTTACATCAAAATCTAGAAAAGTCATAAATtgcaaaacaaataaataaaagatcaTATACTAATTAATCGCTAATCTCAAAAAGTCGAACATTTATTCTGCTTATGTGGATAATTACGAAAGAGCGCGATCCGACGTGGAAGTACTCAGCAAGAAGGCCGTAGGGCCCATTTCCGTTTGGGCCCCAAAAGAGAGAAGTCCATACATAACAAAGACAATAGGAAGAAGTTGATTCACCGTCACCGTCACCGTCACCGTCACCGTCAGTCAActgtcttttgcttttcttCCCACAGTTCCTCCGTGTT
This Solanum dulcamara chromosome 8, daSolDulc1.2, whole genome shotgun sequence DNA region includes the following protein-coding sequences:
- the LOC129899454 gene encoding histidine-containing phosphotransfer protein 1-like isoform X3, whose product is MESLANLQKQFMDFISALYREGFLDDQFLQLQKLQDESNPDFVFEVVSLFFEDSEKLINNLAAALQLQIVDFKQVDSHVHQFKGSSSSIGAQRVKNACMAFKTFCEEKNIEGCVQCLQHVKHEYSLVKSKLETLLRLVHKIAAGAANLGGRW
- the LOC129899454 gene encoding histidine-containing phosphotransfer protein 1-like isoform X2 → MESLANLQKQFMDFISALYREGFLDDQFLQLQKLQDESNPDFVFEVVSLFFEDSEKLINNLAAALQLQIVDFKQVDSHVHQFKGSSSSIGAQRVKNACMAFKTFCEEKNIEGCVQCLQHVKHEYSLVKSKLETLLRLEQQILAAGGRIPDLS